A portion of the Hoplias malabaricus isolate fHopMal1 chromosome 1, fHopMal1.hap1, whole genome shotgun sequence genome contains these proteins:
- the msl2b gene encoding E3 ubiquitin-protein ligase MSL2b translates to MNPVNATALYVSACRSVLQCDPRDPQALAELYKLLPFFRQSLACLVCGNLLQDPIAPTNSSCQHYVCKACKGKKMMMKPSCSWCKDYDQFEENKQLCILVDCYRKLCEYIADSPLASHISSAVGGSPDILALLKEGLSLDSCKQEEDTLSLNLAHQSPPPSTSDTPTEEDHSSHSTEVKEQPLSPLGLNGLQDCNGLSNVDELPSPHSNVPVTLEVEHEVVKQENFADEIPVCEAVAAAGEELCASSMDICGFGEDIKHDGGTLLLSVEEVLRTLEPDHVPQDECPGILQPGHESSGNINGPFGCSTTSADSSRQLSSLPLDSSGVLAPQHLASMQNPHSSSGISCSAVTPRVPRSSRKRSRSESDSEKIQPLPISTIIRGPTLGASVPVPVKCEPKVPAQAVPHMAAVPNGGGLSKVGKALMVPNKSVKKPLDQHGPKKAYTKAKQSAPKSKDKMKERIPANPLVPGSPTKVVYKKPQEKKGCKCGRATQNPSVLTCRGQRCPCYSNRKACLDCICRGCQNSYMANGEKKLEAFAVPEKALEQTRLTLGINVTSIAVRNAGGSGAGGVLNVTSATGPPVASFLAAGPHEDKGFDETLDMRFDC, encoded by the exons ATGAACCCGGTGAATGCGACCGCTCTCTATGTGTCCGCTTGCCGTTCGGTGCTGCAGTGCGATCCCCGGGACCCTCAGGCTTTAGCCGAGCTCTATAAGCTCCTACCGTTCTTCAGGCAGTCTCTCGCCTGCCTCGTGTGCG gGAATTTGCTTCAAGACCCAATAGCTCCGACCAACTCATCATGCCAGCACTATGTCTGCAAAGCTTGTAAAGgcaaaaagatgatgatgaagccATCTTGCAGCTGGTGTAAGGACTATGACCAGTTTGAGGAGAATAAGCAACTATGTATTTTGGTGGATTGCTACAGGAAACTTTGTGAATACATTGCAGATTCTCCTCTTGCCTCCCATATTTCAAGTGCTGTGGGGGGATCCCCAGACATATTAGCACTTTTGAAAGAGGGCCTTTCATTGGACAGTTGCAAGCAGGAGGAGGACACACTTTCACTGAACTTGGCACACCAGTCCCCTCCTCCTTCAACTTCAGACACACCTACTGAGGAGGATCATTCGTCCCATTCAACTGAGGTAAAAGAGCAGCCCCTAAGTCCGTTAGGACTGAATGGCCTTCAGGATTGTAACGGGTTAAGCAATGTGGACGAGTTGCCCTctcctcacagtaatgttcctgtGACATTGGAAGTGGAGCATGAGGTAGTGAAACAAGAGAACTTTGCAGATGAAATTCCTGTATGTGAAGCTGTGGCAGCAGCTGGCGAGGAGCTTTGTGCCAGCagcatggacatatgtggtttTGGAGAGGACATAAAGCATGATGGGGGTACCCTCCTCTTAAGTGTTGAGGAAGTACTCAGGACTCTGGAGCCAGACCATGTTCCGCAGGACGAGTGCCCTGGTATCCTCCAGCCAGGCCATGAGTCTTCAGGGAACATTAATGGACCGTTTGGCTGTTCCACCACCTCTGCTGACTCTTCTCGGCAGCTTTCCTCACTTCCTCTTGATTCTTCGGGGGTCTTGGCTCCCCAGCATCTGGCCTCAATGCAGAACCCTCATTCCTCCTCTGGAATATCCTGTTCTGCTGTTACTCCCAGAGTGCCACGGTCGAGCAGAAAACGCTCCCGCTCTGAGAGCGATAGCGAAAAGATTCAGCCTCTGCCCATCTCTACCATTATTAGGGGCCCCACTCTTGGTGCCTCTGTGCCTGTTCCTGTCAAGTGTGAACCTAAAGTTCCAGCACAGGCTGTGCCCCACATGGCAGCTGTCCCCAACGGTGGGGGTTTGTCAAAAGTGGGTAAGGCATTGATGGTGCCCAATAAAAGTGTCAAAAAGCCTCTTGACCAGCATGGACCCAAAAAGGCATACACAAAGGCAAAACAGAGTGCTCCCAAGTCTAAAGACAAAATGAAAGAACGGATTCCAGCTAATCCTCTTGTTCCAGGAAGCCCAACAAAAGTAGTGTACAAGAAGCCGCAGGAAAAGAAGGGCTGCAAATGCGGCAGGGCCACCCAAAACCCAAGTGTTCTTACGTGCCGGGGCCAGCGATGCCCATGTTACTCCAACAGAAAAGCCTGTCTGGACTGCATATGCAGAGGCTGCCAGAACTCCTACATGGCCAATGGTGAAAAGAAACTGGAGGCGTTTGCTGTGCCGGAGAAAGCCCTAGAGCAGACTAGGCTCACTCTGGGTATTAATGTCACCAGCATAGCAGTGAGGAACGCAGGTGGCAGTGGGGCTGGAGGAGTGCTGAACGTCACCTCTGCAACAGGCCCACCTGTAGCCTCATTTCTAGCTGCTGGACCTCACGAAGACAAGGGTTTTGATGAGACTTTGGACATGAGGTTTGACTGTTGA
- the tnfsf10 gene encoding tumor necrosis factor ligand superfamily member 10: MTSSHTMQYIGLLLLAAILLQTIAVAVTFIYFSNVLTTMKETFSKSSVSCLMRANIRSIKGLDVGAAEGKDDPCWQVTQQLHFLIEKSMSNRYQKEISSAVKDEVSRVLPSLVVQDQEAPPRPKVAAHVTGSYIPDADKDGGGPLNRKVYGQKIQSWESEKGLAFLQNVELSDGELVVPQAGLYYIYSQTYFRHTLMEEDEEEHEEDEGTSTETARGKPMLQYVYKKVSSYAVPILLMKNARTTCWSRDAEYGLYSIYQAGLFQLAGGDRLFVTVSNVSTIDMDEKSSFFGAFLVS, encoded by the exons ATGACAAGCTCACACACAATGCAGTACATCGGACTTCTCCTGCTGGCTGCCATTCTGCTGCAAACCATCGCAGTGGCTGTCACCTTCATATACTTCAGCAACGTCTTAACGACG atgAAGGAAACGTTTTCAAAAAGCAGTGTGTCTTGTTTGATGCGCGCCAACATCAGATCCATCAAGGGGTTGGATGTGGGTGCTGCGGAGGGAAAAGACGACCCCTGCTGGCAGGTCACGCAACAGCTCCACTTTCTCATTGAAAAG TCAATGTCTAACCGATACCAGAAAGAAATTTCCTCTGCAGTCAAAG ACGAAGTCTCTAGAGTCCTCCCCTCCTTGGTGGTCCAAGACCAAGAAGCTCCCCCTCGGCCCAAGGTTGCTGCTCATGTTACAGGCAGCTATATACCAGATGCGGACAAAGATGGTGGAG GTCCCTTGAACAGGAAGGTCTATGGCCAGAAGATCCAGTCCTGGGAGTCTGAGAAGGGCCTGGCCTTTCTCCAAAATGTGGAACTAAGTGACGGGGAGCTGGTAGTGCCGCAGGCTGGGCTTTACTACATCTACTCCCAGACTTACTTCAGACACACGCTGATGGAAGAGGATGAGGAAGAACATGAAGAGGACGAGGGCACTTCCACAGAGACTGCCAGGGGAAAACCCATGCTGCAATACGTCTATAAAAAAGTAAGCTCTTATGCAGTGCCTATTCTTTTGATGAAGAATGCTCGGACCACCTGCTGGTCTAGGGACGCAGAGTACGGACTGTACTCCATCTATCAAGCAGGCTTGTTCCAGCTCGCAGGCGGTGACAGGCTGTTTGTCACCGTCAGTAACGTGAGCACTATTGACATGGACGAGAAATCAAGCTTCTTTGGCGCTTTCCTGGTCAGCTAG